A window of the Bacillus andreraoultii genome harbors these coding sequences:
- the lspA gene encoding signal peptidase II, which produces MGYYILAIMIIGLDQISKWMIVSNMKLGESIPVIDQLLYITSHRNSGAAWGILQGQMWFFYLITVFVIIFIIYYLHKYAKGKLLFSTSLALMLGGAIGNFIDRLFRKEVIDFIDVKIFSYDFPIFNVADSSLTIGVILLIIVMFLEERKEKKEQ; this is translated from the coding sequence TTGGGATATTACATATTAGCAATCATGATAATTGGCTTAGACCAAATATCGAAATGGATGATCGTCTCCAATATGAAATTAGGGGAAAGTATACCAGTTATTGATCAATTATTATATATAACATCACACAGAAATAGTGGGGCTGCATGGGGAATTTTACAGGGGCAGATGTGGTTCTTTTATTTAATTACTGTTTTCGTTATCATCTTTATTATTTATTATTTGCATAAGTATGCAAAAGGAAAACTTTTGTTTAGTACTTCACTAGCTCTCATGTTGGGCGGCGCAATAGGTAACTTTATTGATCGCTTATTTAGAAAAGAAGTTATCGACTTCATTGATGTAAAGATTTTTAGTTATGATTTTCCAATTTTTAATGTAGCTGATTCAAGTTTAACAATTGGGGTTATATTATTAATAATTGTTATGTTTTTAGAAGAACGTAAAGAGAAAAAGGAGCAATAA
- the carB gene encoding carbamoyl-phosphate synthase large subunit, with the protein MKWSDIKSILVIGSGPIVIGQAAEFDYAGTQACLSLKEEGYRVILVNSNPATIMTDTEIADVVYIEPLSIEFISRIIRKERPDALLPTLGGQTGLNLAVELSQSGILAEYDVEILGTKLQSIEKAEDREQFRSLMEEIGEPVPESMIVHNLDEAYKFVGEIGYPVIVRPAFTLGGTGGGICENEQELIEIVTNGLKMSPVHQVLLERSIKGFKEIEFEVMRDAKDQAIVICSMENVDPVGIHTGDSIVVAPTQTLSDREYQMLRNVSLKIIRALQIEGGCNVQIALNPNSFQYYIIEVNPRVSRSSALASKATGYPIAKIASKIAVGLTLDEMMNPVTGKTFAMFEPTIDYVVTKIPRFPFDKFESATRTLGTQMKATGEVMAIGRTFEESLLKAIRSLEAGVYHLTMDELQSVSIDELERRIRNADDERIFYVGEALNRGIPVETVHKWSEIDLFFLHKLKKIIDLDDELREEPYSIEILKRAKETGFSDKIIAKYWNIPEKEVYQLRKINGIFPIYKTVDTCAAEFEAETPYYYATYEEENESVKSEKDSILVIGSGPIRIGQGVEFDYATVHSVWAIKQSGYEAIIINNNPETVSTDFTVSDKLYFEPLTIEDVMNVIELEQPKGVVVQFGGQTAINLASQLVERGVQILGTKLEDVDRAENRKLFEQTLNENNIPQPKGNTALTVDEAVNIARTIGYPVLVRPSYVLGGRAMEIVYHEKELLHYMENAVRINPDQPVLIDRYITGKEIEVDAISDGKDVLIPGIMEHIERAGVHSGDSIAVYPPQNLSKTVKEKIVDYTIKLAKSLNIIGLINIQFVVSGEDVFVIEVNPRSSRTVPFLSKITQIPMAKIAMKVILGDSLRTLDVPLGLAAEKEGVYVKVPVFSFAKLKNVDISLGPEMKSTGEVMGKDITLEKALYKGLFASGMKFYTHGSVILTVADKDKEEASFLAKRFQQIGYRILATKGTATYLKEAGIDVEEVEKVATPSSNNLLDFIRSGQAQLVINTMTKGKEIARDGFRIRRESVENAVPCLTSLDTARAILKVLESLVFSVDAMPSNKTTHKEPIHV; encoded by the coding sequence ATGAAGTGGTCAGATATTAAATCTATATTAGTTATTGGGTCAGGACCAATTGTCATAGGACAAGCAGCTGAATTTGATTACGCAGGAACACAAGCATGTCTGTCATTGAAAGAAGAAGGTTATCGTGTCATACTCGTCAATTCAAATCCAGCCACAATTATGACAGACACAGAAATTGCTGATGTTGTATACATAGAACCGTTATCAATTGAATTTATTAGTCGAATTATACGAAAAGAAAGACCAGATGCGCTACTTCCAACACTAGGTGGACAAACTGGTCTAAACTTAGCTGTTGAACTTTCGCAGTCTGGTATCCTTGCTGAATATGATGTAGAGATATTAGGTACAAAATTACAGTCGATAGAAAAAGCGGAAGATCGAGAACAATTCAGATCTTTAATGGAGGAGATTGGTGAACCGGTTCCAGAAAGTATGATTGTTCACAATTTAGATGAAGCGTATAAATTTGTTGGTGAAATTGGGTATCCTGTTATTGTACGTCCAGCTTTTACACTAGGTGGGACTGGTGGAGGAATTTGTGAAAATGAGCAGGAGTTAATTGAAATCGTTACGAATGGATTAAAAATGAGTCCAGTTCACCAAGTCTTATTAGAAAGAAGTATTAAAGGATTTAAAGAAATTGAATTTGAAGTTATGCGGGATGCAAAAGATCAGGCCATTGTAATTTGTAGTATGGAAAACGTCGATCCTGTAGGGATTCATACAGGAGACTCAATTGTAGTAGCGCCAACACAAACGTTATCAGACCGTGAATATCAAATGTTAAGAAATGTTTCGTTAAAAATTATTCGTGCTTTGCAAATTGAAGGTGGCTGTAATGTACAAATCGCACTAAATCCAAATAGTTTTCAATATTATATTATTGAAGTAAATCCACGGGTTAGTCGCTCATCAGCACTTGCTTCAAAAGCAACTGGCTATCCAATTGCTAAAATTGCAAGCAAAATCGCGGTTGGGTTGACTTTAGACGAGATGATGAATCCTGTGACAGGAAAAACATTTGCAATGTTTGAGCCAACGATTGACTATGTAGTAACAAAAATCCCGCGTTTTCCATTTGATAAATTCGAGTCAGCTACGAGAACCCTTGGTACACAAATGAAAGCAACTGGTGAAGTAATGGCAATTGGTCGAACGTTTGAGGAATCTCTGCTTAAAGCAATTCGCTCATTAGAAGCAGGTGTATATCATTTAACAATGGATGAATTACAAAGTGTATCAATAGATGAATTAGAACGGCGAATTAGAAATGCAGATGACGAACGAATTTTTTATGTAGGTGAAGCATTAAATCGGGGAATACCTGTAGAAACCGTTCATAAATGGAGTGAGATTGACTTATTCTTCTTACATAAATTAAAGAAGATTATTGATTTAGATGATGAATTACGTGAGGAACCATATAGCATAGAGATTTTAAAAAGAGCTAAAGAAACAGGATTTTCAGATAAGATTATTGCAAAGTATTGGAATATACCAGAAAAAGAAGTTTATCAACTTAGAAAAATAAATGGGATATTCCCAATCTATAAAACAGTAGATACATGTGCAGCAGAATTTGAAGCAGAAACACCTTATTATTATGCAACATATGAAGAAGAAAATGAGTCGGTCAAATCGGAAAAAGATAGTATTTTAGTTATCGGATCTGGACCAATTCGAATTGGTCAAGGAGTTGAATTTGATTATGCGACTGTTCATTCGGTTTGGGCTATTAAACAATCTGGATACGAAGCAATCATTATAAATAATAACCCAGAAACGGTTTCTACTGATTTTACCGTTTCTGATAAATTATACTTTGAGCCATTAACGATTGAGGATGTTATGAATGTAATTGAATTAGAACAACCTAAAGGAGTAGTTGTTCAATTTGGTGGGCAAACGGCAATAAACTTGGCGTCCCAATTAGTCGAGCGTGGTGTTCAAATATTAGGCACAAAACTTGAAGATGTTGATCGAGCGGAAAATCGGAAACTTTTTGAACAAACGTTAAATGAAAATAATATTCCACAGCCTAAAGGAAATACAGCATTAACTGTAGACGAGGCGGTAAATATTGCAAGAACAATTGGATACCCGGTTTTAGTTCGACCGTCATACGTATTAGGTGGAAGAGCAATGGAAATTGTGTACCACGAAAAAGAGTTACTACATTATATGGAAAACGCAGTTCGTATTAATCCAGACCAACCTGTATTAATTGATCGATATATAACAGGTAAAGAAATCGAAGTCGATGCAATTTCGGATGGGAAAGATGTCCTTATACCTGGAATAATGGAACATATTGAACGTGCGGGGGTCCATTCAGGTGACTCTATAGCAGTATATCCACCACAAAATTTATCAAAAACTGTGAAAGAGAAAATTGTCGATTATACAATAAAGCTGGCAAAATCACTTAATATCATCGGATTAATAAATATTCAATTTGTTGTAAGTGGGGAAGATGTTTTCGTAATTGAAGTAAATCCAAGATCTAGTCGAACAGTACCGTTTCTAAGTAAAATTACGCAAATACCAATGGCTAAAATTGCTATGAAGGTCATTTTAGGGGATTCACTTCGAACATTAGATGTTCCATTAGGTTTAGCAGCAGAGAAAGAAGGAGTTTATGTAAAAGTTCCGGTATTCTCATTTGCCAAATTGAAAAATGTGGATATTTCTTTAGGACCAGAAATGAAATCAACAGGTGAAGTCATGGGGAAAGATATTACTTTAGAAAAGGCTCTATATAAAGGCTTATTCGCTTCAGGGATGAAATTTTATACACATGGTTCAGTAATATTGACTGTAGCAGATAAAGATAAAGAAGAAGCTAGTTTTCTAGCAAAAAGATTTCAGCAGATTGGTTATCGAATTCTTGCAACAAAAGGGACAGCAACTTATTTAAAAGAAGCCGGAATAGATGTGGAAGAAGTTGAAAAAGTGGCCACACCAAGTTCAAATAATCTATTAGATTTTATACGGAGTGGTCAAGCACAACTTGTAATTAACACGATGACGAAGGGAAAAGAAATCGCTCGGGATGGCTTTCGGATTCGGAGAGAATCGGTTGAAAACGCAGTACCATGTCTAACATCTCTTGATACTGCGCGTGCAATTTTAAAGGTGTTGGAATCGTTAGTCTTCTCTGTAGATGCAATGCCTAGTAATAAGACTACACATAAGGAGCCGATCCACGTATGA
- the pyrR gene encoding bifunctional pyr operon transcriptional regulator/uracil phosphoribosyltransferase PyrR gives MQKAIVLDEQAIRRALTRIAHEIIERNKGIDHVVLVGIRTRGIFLARRLAEKIAQIEGANIPVGELDITLYRDDLTIKTKDKDPLVKGSDIPVDIHDKTVVLIDDVLYTGRTVRAGMDALIDFGRPSSIQLAVLVDRGHRELPIRADYVGKNIPTAKTEKIVVELTEVDKIDQVTIHENEI, from the coding sequence GTGCAAAAAGCTATCGTATTAGATGAACAAGCGATTCGCCGTGCACTAACACGGATTGCCCATGAAATTATTGAGCGTAATAAAGGTATTGATCATGTCGTTCTTGTTGGGATTCGTACACGGGGTATCTTTTTGGCAAGACGACTAGCTGAAAAAATCGCCCAAATTGAAGGTGCTAATATTCCAGTTGGTGAACTAGACATCACCCTTTACCGAGATGATCTGACGATAAAAACAAAAGATAAAGATCCACTTGTGAAGGGTTCAGACATACCAGTTGACATACATGATAAAACAGTAGTTTTAATTGACGATGTATTGTACACAGGTAGAACTGTTCGTGCTGGAATGGATGCTTTAATAGACTTTGGTAGACCAAGTAGTATCCAACTAGCAGTATTAGTTGATCGAGGGCATCGTGAATTACCCATTCGCGCTGATTATGTAGGAAAAAATATACCAACGGCTAAAACGGAGAAAATTGTCGTTGAACTAACCGAAGTTGATAAAATTGATCAAGTAACAATTCATGAAAACGAAATATAG
- a CDS encoding aspartate carbamoyltransferase catalytic subunit has product MNNLLTMDELTTGEIFNILKVADEFSKGKEWRLDEQKFVANLFFEPSTRTKCSFEVAERKLGFDVIPFEAGTSSVLKGETLYDTVKTLQSIGVNTVVIRHEKERYFDELAGINIPIINGGDGCGHHPTQSLLDLLTIQQEFSKFQGLKIAIIGDIMHSRVARSNANALTRLGAKVYFSGPIEWFDETIISQGTYLPIDEVVEQVDVVMLLRIQHERHQSTSTMTKEEYHQSYGLTIEREKRMKKHSIILHPAPVNRDVEIASQLVECGRSRIFKQMNNGVYVRMSVLKRALQEQNKGEFEYEVSYQERVAN; this is encoded by the coding sequence ATGAACAACTTGTTAACAATGGATGAATTAACAACAGGAGAGATTTTTAATATTTTAAAAGTCGCTGATGAGTTTTCTAAAGGGAAAGAATGGAGACTAGACGAACAAAAATTTGTTGCAAATTTATTTTTTGAACCAAGTACCCGCACAAAATGTAGTTTTGAAGTTGCAGAACGAAAATTAGGTTTTGATGTTATTCCATTTGAAGCAGGGACCTCAAGTGTATTAAAAGGGGAAACCTTGTATGATACGGTAAAAACTTTACAAAGTATAGGAGTTAACACGGTTGTAATTCGACACGAAAAGGAACGTTATTTTGATGAATTAGCTGGGATAAATATTCCTATCATTAATGGCGGTGACGGTTGTGGGCATCATCCTACTCAATCTTTACTTGATTTATTAACAATTCAACAAGAGTTCAGTAAGTTTCAAGGACTAAAAATTGCCATCATAGGGGATATCATGCATAGCCGAGTAGCTAGATCAAATGCGAATGCACTAACAAGACTTGGGGCGAAAGTATATTTTTCAGGACCGATAGAGTGGTTCGATGAAACGATTATTTCTCAAGGAACGTATTTACCAATTGATGAGGTAGTTGAACAAGTAGATGTTGTCATGCTTCTAAGAATACAACATGAAAGACATCAATCAACATCGACTATGACAAAGGAAGAATACCATCAGTCATACGGACTAACGATTGAGAGGGAAAAAAGAATGAAAAAACATAGTATCATTCTCCACCCAGCACCAGTCAATCGTGATGTAGAAATTGCCTCTCAACTAGTGGAGTGCGGGAGGTCAAGAATCTTTAAACAAATGAATAATGGTGTTTATGTCCGAATGAGTGTACTGAAACGAGCATTACAAGAACAAAACAAAGGGGAGTTTGAATATGAAGTTAGTTATCAAGAACGGGTCGCTAATTAA
- a CDS encoding dihydroorotase: protein MKLVIKNGSLINENGNLEIKHMYIDENGMITKISDELVVEDQDKVIDAEGLLVSPGFIDVHIHLREPGGEHKETIETGTKAASKGGFTTVCAMPNTKPVPDNSETLEWLHHRFKESSKIRVYPYGSITKNLEGNELNNFQELASSGAFAFTDDGVGVQTADMMYQAMLEAAKLNKSIVAHCEDLSLVHSGVVHEGKVDKRLHLNGISSLSESVQIARDVLLAEKAGCHYHVCHISTKESVRIVRDAKRAGINVTAEVTPHHLLLSEEDIISHDPNFKMNPPLRSVEDREALIEGLLDGTIDMIATDHAPHAKEEKDLGMERAPFGIVGLETAFPLLYTHLVEKGILTLQQLIMLLTGKPAEIFQFPTGKLQEGSLADIVLIDLKHEQIIDPTTFVSKGKNTPFTGWKCKGWPVTTIVGGEIVWERERVNQ from the coding sequence ATGAAGTTAGTTATCAAGAACGGGTCGCTAATTAATGAGAATGGTAATTTAGAAATAAAACACATGTATATTGATGAGAATGGAATGATTACTAAAATATCAGATGAACTAGTAGTAGAAGATCAAGACAAGGTTATCGATGCAGAAGGTCTTCTTGTTTCGCCAGGATTTATTGATGTCCACATTCATTTGCGTGAACCAGGTGGAGAACATAAAGAAACGATTGAGACAGGCACAAAAGCTGCATCAAAAGGTGGTTTTACAACAGTATGTGCAATGCCGAATACAAAACCAGTTCCAGACAATAGTGAAACACTAGAATGGTTACATCATAGATTTAAGGAATCTAGTAAAATTCGAGTTTATCCATATGGTTCAATTACAAAAAATTTAGAAGGAAATGAGTTAAATAATTTTCAAGAATTAGCGTCTTCTGGAGCTTTTGCTTTTACAGATGATGGAGTAGGTGTTCAAACTGCGGACATGATGTATCAAGCAATGTTAGAAGCTGCAAAGTTAAATAAGTCTATCGTCGCTCATTGTGAAGATTTATCACTTGTTCATTCAGGTGTTGTTCATGAAGGGAAAGTTGATAAACGATTACATTTAAATGGAATTTCATCACTATCTGAATCAGTTCAAATTGCAAGAGATGTTTTATTAGCGGAAAAAGCAGGTTGTCATTATCACGTTTGTCATATTAGTACAAAGGAATCTGTTCGCATTGTTCGTGATGCAAAAAGAGCGGGAATTAATGTAACAGCGGAAGTAACTCCACATCATTTATTATTGTCGGAAGAAGATATTATAAGTCATGATCCAAATTTTAAAATGAATCCACCATTAAGGAGTGTCGAGGACCGAGAAGCTTTAATAGAAGGATTGCTTGATGGAACAATTGATATGATTGCAACAGATCATGCTCCTCATGCAAAAGAGGAGAAAGATTTAGGAATGGAGAGGGCACCATTCGGTATTGTCGGGTTAGAAACTGCATTTCCATTATTATACACTCATTTGGTTGAGAAAGGGATTCTAACTTTACAACAATTAATTATGCTTTTAACAGGAAAACCAGCAGAAATATTTCAGTTCCCAACCGGAAAGTTACAAGAAGGTTCATTGGCGGATATTGTGTTAATTGATCTGAAACATGAACAAATTATTGATCCAACAACTTTTGTTTCAAAAGGAAAAAATACGCCATTTACAGGGTGGAAATGTAAAGGGTGGCCAGTAACTACAATTGTAGGTGGTGAAATTGTTTGGGAAAGGGAGCGTGTCAACCAATGA
- a CDS encoding carbamoyl phosphate synthase small subunit, with product MKRQLILEDGSVFIGGAFGSLEDSMGEVVFHTGMTGYQEIITDSAFAGQIVTLTYPLIGNYGINHEDIETFQPSIRGLIVKEVSDFPSNFRNQQTIMEYCRDKNIPGLQGIDTRKLTKKIRQQGTLRGMLCSTDVNHDAIIKQLQCKQEIDLVSTVSTKQVYSVLGRGYRIVLIDYGMKQGVLRELTLRNCNVSVVPYNSSISEILALHPDGILLSNGPGNPKNMPYAIKTIQSVLGKIPILGIGLGHQLLALASGAEVEKMKYGHRGNSYPVQEIRSGKVMLTSQNHGYVVEKESLKRVPLEITHIEINDHSIEGIRHQTMPAFSVQFNPEGSPGSEEAIEIFDHFLSMIKKWEGTRHEVVRY from the coding sequence ATGAAAAGACAACTTATCTTGGAAGATGGTTCGGTATTTATCGGCGGGGCATTTGGTTCATTAGAAGATTCAATGGGTGAAGTAGTATTTCATACAGGGATGACAGGATATCAAGAAATAATTACCGACTCGGCTTTTGCTGGTCAAATCGTTACATTAACATACCCATTAATTGGAAATTATGGTATTAATCATGAAGATATTGAAACATTCCAGCCGTCCATTCGAGGGTTAATTGTAAAGGAAGTAAGTGATTTTCCATCGAATTTCCGAAATCAGCAAACAATTATGGAATACTGCAGAGATAAAAATATTCCTGGTTTACAAGGTATTGACACAAGAAAATTAACCAAAAAAATCCGTCAACAGGGCACATTGCGAGGAATGTTATGTAGTACTGATGTAAATCATGATGCGATTATTAAACAACTACAATGTAAGCAAGAAATAGACTTAGTATCAACGGTTTCAACAAAGCAAGTCTATTCAGTTCTAGGAAGAGGATATCGGATTGTACTTATTGACTATGGAATGAAGCAAGGTGTATTACGCGAACTTACCCTTCGCAATTGTAATGTCAGTGTTGTACCATATAACTCTTCAATAAGTGAAATTTTAGCATTACATCCAGATGGGATATTACTTTCAAATGGTCCTGGAAATCCAAAAAATATGCCCTATGCAATAAAAACAATCCAGAGCGTATTAGGAAAAATTCCGATTTTAGGAATAGGCTTAGGTCACCAATTACTAGCCCTTGCAAGTGGTGCTGAAGTAGAAAAGATGAAATATGGACATCGAGGAAATAGTTATCCTGTACAAGAAATTCGTAGTGGAAAAGTTATGTTAACATCTCAAAATCATGGATACGTTGTTGAGAAAGAATCTCTAAAACGGGTCCCACTCGAAATAACGCATATTGAAATTAATGATCATTCAATCGAAGGAATACGCCATCAAACAATGCCTGCATTTTCAGTCCAATTTAATCCAGAAGGTTCGCCGGGATCTGAAGAGGCTATCGAAATATTTGATCATTTTCTATCAATGATTAAAAAATGGGAGGGAACCCGTCATGAAGTGGTCAGATATTAA
- a CDS encoding RluA family pseudouridine synthase, whose protein sequence is MEKILHIVQENQSGERIDKLVSSLEEDWSRTQVQDWIKEGRVTVNQDKIKANYKCELGDQIIITVPDPIPLDIEPEEMNLDIYYEDGDVLVVNKPRGMVVHPAPGHVSGTLVNGLLAHCKDLSGINGIMRPGIVHRIDKDTSGLLMVAKNDYSHERLVEQLVEKSVTRKYEAIVHGVIPHDYGTVDAPIGRDKNDRQKMAVVDNGKHAVTHFRVIERFQEFTHIECELETGRTHQIRVHMKYIGYPLAGDPKYGPKKTLDIEGQALHAGVLGFIHPRKNEYMEFTAPLPDEFTRLLQQLKLDL, encoded by the coding sequence ATGGAAAAGATACTGCACATTGTCCAAGAAAACCAATCAGGGGAGCGAATCGATAAGTTAGTATCCTCTCTTGAGGAAGATTGGTCGCGGACGCAAGTGCAAGATTGGATTAAAGAAGGACGAGTGACGGTTAATCAAGATAAAATAAAAGCAAATTATAAATGTGAGCTTGGTGATCAAATTATTATAACTGTACCAGACCCTATACCACTAGATATTGAGCCGGAAGAGATGAATTTAGATATATATTACGAAGACGGTGATGTGCTAGTTGTAAACAAGCCTAGAGGAATGGTCGTACACCCTGCACCAGGACATGTTTCAGGAACACTTGTGAATGGTTTACTCGCTCATTGTAAAGATTTGTCAGGCATAAACGGAATTATGCGACCTGGCATTGTCCATCGAATTGATAAAGACACATCGGGATTATTAATGGTGGCAAAAAATGATTATTCTCATGAACGTTTAGTTGAGCAACTAGTGGAAAAGTCTGTTACAAGAAAATATGAGGCGATTGTTCATGGTGTAATTCCGCATGATTACGGAACGGTTGATGCGCCTATTGGTCGTGATAAAAACGACAGACAAAAAATGGCTGTTGTTGACAATGGGAAACATGCTGTAACGCATTTTCGAGTTATTGAGCGTTTTCAGGAATTTACTCATATAGAGTGTGAGCTTGAAACTGGACGTACCCATCAAATTCGAGTTCATATGAAGTATATTGGTTATCCTTTAGCTGGTGATCCGAAATACGGCCCAAAGAAAACGTTAGATATTGAAGGACAAGCACTACATGCAGGCGTTCTTGGTTTTATTCATCCGCGTAAAAACGAGTATATGGAATTTACTGCACCTCTACCAGATGAGTTCACAAGATTATTACAACAATTAAAATTAGATTTATAA